A stretch of Bacteroidota bacterium DNA encodes these proteins:
- the secG gene encoding preprotein translocase subunit SecG → MFTFIIILITLIAILISLVVLVQSGKGGGLAGIAAGGATQQVLGARQAPDILEKATWILATAFIVLCIISNFIIDRGNEGATDSVIQQRAGQEQTTLPPAELPALPPATVPADAPATDGAAPAAAPAEGGDNEDG, encoded by the coding sequence ATGTTTACGTTTATCATCATTTTAATTACGCTCATCGCCATCCTGATTTCACTGGTTGTGCTGGTGCAGAGTGGTAAAGGCGGCGGTTTGGCAGGTATTGCAGCCGGCGGTGCAACCCAGCAGGTGCTTGGTGCGCGTCAGGCGCCGGATATCCTCGAGAAAGCAACCTGGATTTTGGCTACAGCGTTTATCGTGCTGTGCATTATCTCCAACTTCATCATCGACCGCGGTAATGAAGGTGCAACGGATAGCGTTATCCAGCAGCGCGCCGGACAGGAGCAGACGACGCTTCCACCAGCAGAACTTCCTGCATTGCCACCAGCAACTGTGCCCGCTGATGCGCCGGCAACAGATGGTGCTGCACCCGCAGCTGCACCAGCTGAAGGTGGTGACAACGAAGACGGCTAA
- a CDS encoding Nif3-like dinuclear metal center hexameric protein — protein MTKISDITNALEQWAPLGTQQSYDNARLQVGDPAGPASHVLIALDLTPAVIDEAIDAGAELIITHHPVIFRPIKSVTTNSWQGALILRLAQAGIALYCIHTNLDAARDGVSFALARQLGLSNIKFLKPLTDQLVKLVTFVPNTHVDAVRASLAEAGAGRIGAYDACAFISTGTGYFKPGPGTNPHIGEADGGLTAANEMRIEVEVHRWQLGVILRALHESHPYEEVAYDIYPLEKAATQVGMGAIGELEDALSLEDFLQHVSEALDTDGLRFVGDPDKPVKRVAVCGGSGADLMDDARRAGADAYVTADVTYHRFFDVLNTRGTPEMALIDAIHYETEACTEDLLQSWLSERFSDVVWQKTVTRTSPIRTFMKK, from the coding sequence ATGACTAAAATATCTGACATCACAAACGCGCTCGAACAATGGGCACCATTGGGTACACAGCAGTCCTATGACAATGCGCGATTGCAAGTTGGCGACCCCGCCGGTCCCGCAAGCCATGTGCTCATTGCCCTCGATCTCACGCCCGCAGTGATTGACGAAGCCATTGATGCCGGCGCTGAACTTATCATTACGCATCATCCGGTCATTTTCAGGCCCATCAAATCAGTCACGACCAACAGTTGGCAAGGAGCATTGATTCTCCGCCTGGCACAAGCGGGAATCGCTCTCTACTGCATCCACACCAACCTCGACGCAGCCAGAGACGGCGTATCGTTTGCGCTGGCCAGGCAGCTTGGCTTGTCGAACATCAAATTCCTGAAACCACTGACAGACCAACTCGTCAAGCTGGTCACGTTTGTCCCCAATACACACGTCGATGCTGTCCGGGCTTCGCTCGCAGAAGCTGGCGCCGGCAGGATTGGCGCGTACGATGCTTGCGCCTTCATTTCTACAGGGACGGGTTATTTCAAACCCGGTCCCGGCACCAACCCGCATATCGGCGAAGCTGACGGCGGACTCACAGCTGCAAACGAAATGCGAATCGAAGTAGAAGTTCATCGCTGGCAATTGGGCGTAATATTGCGCGCATTACATGAAAGCCATCCGTATGAGGAAGTAGCCTACGACATATACCCGCTCGAAAAAGCAGCTACCCAGGTTGGTATGGGCGCCATTGGCGAACTGGAGGATGCACTTTCACTTGAGGACTTCCTGCAACACGTCTCTGAAGCCCTCGATACCGACGGTTTACGTTTTGTTGGAGATCCGGACAAACCAGTAAAACGCGTCGCCGTGTGTGGTGGCTCAGGCGCTGACTTGATGGATGATGCGCGCCGCGCGGGCGCTGATGCCTACGTCACAGCTGATGTAACCTATCATCGATTTTTCGACGTACTCAATACCCGCGGCACACCAGAAATGGCCCTGATCGATGCTATACATTACGAAACAGAGGCCTGCACCGAGGACCTGCTCCAATCCTGGCTTTCGGAGCGCTTCTCCGATGTTGTATGGCAAAAAACAGTGACACGCACCAGTCCCATTCGGACCTTCATGAAGAAGTAG